The Salmonella enterica subsp. houtenae serovar Houten genome has a segment encoding these proteins:
- the bigA gene encoding surface-exposed virulence protein, with amino-acid sequence MQRKKILAIGIALALQTSYYPAMAAENTDDDEKCPANSSSLSLSERNKLPATCLIANNENDNHWTWVAGGVAALATGVALGVYNSDTDGNAHGNNYAPTPANDDGDDIVPPDDSSGDNDDVIPPDDGDDNVTPVDHTVKTFINSVAINKGAKSLLFDDIKLDNGKHLGGATLSYVEESDQWVLTTEGGKTLNVANWKVTDYNAAVLEGTQANGLYWKYDSRGYLILADENTTVITGDEEEHATTRGMTISGEGKTGVIISGDHTINTLSGDSTATDGAVGLVITGDGSQNTIAGNSTVDGAIGALISGYDTVTNASGEITVTGGGTAMIIDGDNITLNNKGISDISGQGSTGSIINGNNAKIANDGKMNVSDGATGARITGNNATIDNNGNTTTRGEGSVALIVDGDNTTITNEGTQSISDGATGSHVKGDDATVNMTGDITVNSGGTAMIIDGRDASVVIGGKSDISGQGSTGTVINGDKARITNDGKLNVTDGATGAEIVGDDAVIDNTGGMSIDGAGSTALSIDGDNALIISEGNQTITNGAAGTRIDGNNARIANTGDINVDGAGSSAIIINGRDAYLTQAGDLLVIHGAMGITSDGQNNTAKNIGNATVHDANSVGFIVAGQGNTFNNKGNIDISLNGTGTLVSGNQSQVNLDGDITVNSIQDGDGIYRGATGVSVTGDNNTTSITGNVTINGDYAASDSQIANNDALIGIDITGSNNQANITGVLNINMNDQSVAEAQYMGSTIGLNVKGKGNNINLMGGINIDYSSSPQEIAASDVIAINIDGDSNVTLNGHSQVKITDVEGGHTQLVNVQNGGSLVLSDSSIIDVDYNVIYTDVYTQNALLTASGEGSSIDNQGTINADTMMTFILATEGAQNKNSGKTTVVADGNAGQGAIMAANGTASTAENTASGDISLTLATTPAWTGGAEIYPMYWYSNTAYGMLAYNYGTVTNDANAHISVYGAGVYGMGASKGTALNAGNIYVDGFRQALDEDGNVSGESYWNPAQYTSYELTSAGMVTGSLVNDGSGDATAINTGTITVHNEGFGMTAMYGGTVINQGNITLTADSDTAGGANQLVGMAAFGSGVAINDINGVINIDAAFGQPFYSSGGGLIVNYGTICFDGVCQNSDDYDDRYLSLSFKDGGMIADAGETLADKNIVTDPIATDTAYVTNAGTLSGGKVTVNNYGDLTNKSTGNISSVDIATGGIYTNDGTTATVSVDGGIFNNTGAVTGKTGTTVAGSVINNSGTMKSVEQWASTMNNTGLVTAWTGASGNAVLNNNEGGEVDKLTFSAAATVNNAGVIKNGSVDKGGTLNNLEGGIITLGDNSLWSGAFNNWGTVNSDADIATSGSGHTLYNGATGVINGQITTSKNNGGSKAINDGAINIDKTNNVAMSAHGNAKMVNNGTINVGTEGTTQTNMVGMQLESDAKTNAVIENNGTINIYANNSYAFSQLGSNGHIVNNGTVYIDSSVSGSGFIKQDGKTIEGSGENGNGTETHYVDFTAPTVPTIDDGMAAANAAHSSSSSSDMNNLSGYVVGTNADGSAGELMVSNASMSGVEINTGFTAGTADTTVSFDNVVKGSNLTDADAIQSTSVVWTAQGNTDADGNVDVTMSKNAYVDVATDGSVNGVAQALDAGYTNNELYTSLNVGTTAELNNALKQVSGSQATTVFREARILSNRFTMLADAAPQIKEGLAFNVVAKGDPRAELGNDTQYNMLALRQKLELTTSQNLTLEYGIARLDGSGSQKAGDNGLTDGFSQFFGLKHSTAFDDDLVWNNSLRYDVHNLDSSRSISYNDTNKTADSNARQQYMEFRSEGAKIFTLMDNALKVTPYVGVKFRHTVEGSYKERSAGDFNLSMNAGNETAVDSIVGLKLDYTGDNGWSATATLEGGPNLSYSKSQRTASLQGAAGQAFGVDDGQKGGGVNGLATIGVKYNSNDTTLHLDAYQWKEDRMSDKGFMLNVKKTFR; translated from the coding sequence ATGCAAAGGAAAAAAATACTGGCTATTGGTATTGCACTTGCATTGCAAACGTCTTACTACCCTGCAATGGCGGCAGAAAATACCGACGATGATGAAAAATGCCCAGCCAATAGTTCTTCGTTATCCCTGTCAGAACGTAACAAATTACCAGCAACCTGTCTGATCGCTAACAACGAAAATGACAATCACTGGACATGGGTAGCGGGCGGTGTGGCGGCGCTGGCCACTGGCGTCGCCCTCGGCGTATACAATAGCGATACCGACGGTAACGCGCACGGCAATAATTACGCGCCTACGCCAGCCAATGACGACGGGGACGACATTGTCCCGCCGGACGACAGCAGCGGCGACAATGATGACGTTATCCCGCCCGATGATGGCGATGATAATGTCACACCGGTGGATCACACCGTCAAAACCTTTATCAACAGCGTCGCAATCAATAAAGGCGCCAAAAGCTTACTTTTCGATGACATTAAACTGGATAACGGCAAACATCTCGGCGGGGCCACGCTCAGCTACGTTGAAGAAAGCGATCAATGGGTGCTCACCACCGAAGGCGGTAAAACGCTGAACGTCGCCAACTGGAAAGTCACGGATTATAACGCCGCCGTGCTGGAGGGCACTCAAGCCAACGGCCTGTACTGGAAGTATGACAGCCGGGGCTACCTGATCCTCGCTGATGAGAATACGACGGTAATAACCGGCGATGAAGAAGAACACGCCACCACGCGCGGAATGACCATCAGCGGCGAGGGTAAAACAGGGGTGATTATCTCAGGCGACCATACCATCAATACGTTAAGCGGCGATTCTACCGCCACTGATGGCGCGGTCGGCCTGGTCATTACCGGCGATGGCAGCCAAAATACCATCGCCGGCAACTCCACCGTGGATGGCGCCATCGGCGCATTGATTTCCGGTTACGACACTGTCACCAATGCTTCCGGCGAAATCACCGTCACCGGCGGCGGCACCGCCATGATCATCGATGGCGATAACATCACGCTGAATAATAAAGGTATTTCCGATATTAGCGGCCAGGGCTCCACCGGTTCCATTATCAATGGTAATAACGCGAAGATCGCTAACGATGGGAAAATGAACGTCTCGGATGGCGCAACGGGGGCCAGGATCACTGGTAACAATGCCACCATTGATAACAACGGCAACACGACCACTCGCGGGGAAGGCTCTGTCGCGCTGATTGTTGATGGCGACAATACCACAATCACCAACGAAGGGACTCAGAGTATCTCCGACGGCGCAACGGGCTCGCACGTTAAAGGCGATGACGCCACAGTCAACATGACTGGCGACATTACCGTCAACAGCGGCGGCACGGCGATGATTATCGACGGCCGCGATGCCAGCGTCGTTATCGGCGGGAAGTCTGACATCAGCGGTCAGGGCTCTACGGGAACGGTCATTAACGGCGATAAAGCACGCATCACCAACGACGGCAAACTGAACGTCACTGACGGCGCAACAGGCGCAGAGATCGTCGGGGACGATGCGGTCATCGACAATACCGGGGGTATGTCCATTGATGGCGCAGGCTCTACTGCATTGTCCATTGATGGCGATAATGCGCTCATCATCAGTGAGGGGAACCAGACCATCACCAACGGTGCAGCAGGAACGCGCATCGACGGCAATAACGCCCGCATTGCCAATACCGGTGACATCAACGTGGATGGCGCAGGCTCCAGCGCCATTATTATCAACGGTAGAGACGCCTACCTGACACAGGCAGGCGATCTGCTGGTCATCCATGGCGCGATGGGGATTACTAGCGACGGTCAAAACAACACGGCCAAAAATATTGGTAATGCCACGGTGCACGATGCCAACTCCGTCGGCTTCATTGTTGCAGGGCAGGGAAACACCTTCAATAACAAAGGTAATATCGATATCAGCCTGAACGGCACTGGTACGCTGGTCAGCGGAAACCAGTCTCAGGTTAACCTGGACGGCGATATCACAGTAAACTCCATACAGGACGGCGACGGTATTTATCGCGGTGCGACGGGCGTCTCCGTAACGGGCGACAACAACACCACCAGCATCACTGGCAATGTCACAATCAATGGCGATTACGCCGCCAGCGACAGTCAGATTGCAAACAACGACGCCCTGATCGGTATTGATATCACCGGCAGCAATAACCAGGCAAATATTACCGGCGTGCTCAATATCAATATGAACGACCAGAGCGTTGCCGAAGCTCAGTATATGGGCTCCACGATCGGTCTGAACGTTAAAGGTAAGGGCAACAACATTAATTTGATGGGAGGGATTAATATTGACTATTCGTCCTCACCACAGGAAATTGCTGCTTCTGATGTTATTGCTATCAATATAGATGGCGACAGCAACGTAACCCTGAACGGACACTCTCAGGTAAAAATTACGGATGTCGAAGGTGGACATACGCAACTGGTCAATGTGCAAAACGGTGGCTCGCTGGTGCTGAGCGACAGCTCCATTATCGATGTCGATTACAATGTCATTTATACTGATGTTTACACCCAGAACGCTCTGCTGACGGCCAGCGGCGAGGGGTCCTCTATTGATAATCAGGGGACCATTAATGCCGATACCATGATGACCTTTATACTCGCTACCGAGGGTGCTCAGAATAAAAACAGCGGAAAAACTACTGTCGTCGCCGATGGCAACGCCGGGCAGGGGGCAATTATGGCTGCCAATGGGACAGCATCAACTGCGGAAAACACGGCAAGCGGCGATATTTCGCTAACGCTGGCTACCACGCCAGCCTGGACTGGCGGAGCCGAAATCTACCCTATGTACTGGTACAGCAACACCGCTTACGGCATGCTGGCCTACAATTACGGTACGGTCACTAATGATGCCAACGCGCACATATCAGTATATGGCGCGGGGGTTTACGGTATGGGCGCCAGCAAAGGTACCGCACTTAATGCTGGAAACATCTATGTGGATGGATTTCGACAGGCGCTGGATGAGGACGGCAACGTTAGTGGGGAATCCTACTGGAACCCGGCTCAGTATACCAGCTATGAATTGACCAGCGCAGGCATGGTTACAGGTTCTCTGGTTAATGACGGTAGCGGCGACGCCACCGCGATTAACACCGGAACCATTACCGTCCATAACGAAGGTTTCGGCATGACGGCCATGTACGGCGGCACCGTCATTAATCAGGGGAACATCACGCTGACTGCCGACAGCGACACGGCTGGCGGCGCAAACCAACTGGTCGGCATGGCCGCGTTTGGCAGCGGTGTTGCAATCAACGATATCAATGGCGTTATTAATATCGATGCGGCATTCGGCCAGCCCTTCTACAGCAGCGGCGGCGGCCTCATTGTTAACTACGGCACAATCTGCTTCGATGGGGTTTGCCAGAACAGCGACGACTATGATGATCGGTACCTCTCGCTCTCGTTCAAAGACGGCGGCATGATTGCCGACGCCGGTGAAACACTGGCGGATAAGAATATCGTCACCGACCCGATAGCAACGGATACTGCATACGTCACCAACGCGGGCACCCTCAGCGGCGGCAAGGTCACCGTCAATAACTATGGCGATCTCACCAATAAATCCACCGGCAATATCAGCAGCGTGGACATCGCAACCGGCGGTATTTACACCAACGACGGCACCACGGCGACTGTCTCCGTTGACGGTGGCATCTTCAATAATACCGGCGCCGTCACCGGAAAAACCGGCACCACAGTAGCGGGTTCTGTTATCAACAACAGCGGTACGATGAAATCCGTTGAGCAGTGGGCCAGCACGATGAATAACACGGGTCTGGTAACCGCCTGGACCGGCGCATCAGGTAACGCAGTATTGAATAATAACGAAGGCGGCGAGGTGGATAAACTCACCTTCAGCGCCGCGGCCACCGTGAACAACGCGGGCGTAATCAAAAACGGTTCCGTCGATAAAGGCGGTACACTTAATAATCTCGAAGGCGGCATCATCACGTTGGGGGATAATAGTCTATGGTCCGGTGCATTCAATAACTGGGGCACCGTCAACAGCGATGCAGATATTGCCACCAGCGGTTCCGGCCACACGTTGTACAACGGCGCAACCGGCGTGATTAACGGGCAGATCACTACTTCAAAAAATAACGGCGGCAGCAAGGCTATCAACGACGGCGCCATCAACATTGATAAAACTAACAATGTCGCCATGTCTGCTCACGGCAACGCGAAGATGGTCAACAACGGCACCATCAACGTAGGAACCGAAGGCACCACACAAACCAACATGGTTGGGATGCAACTGGAGTCAGACGCCAAAACCAATGCGGTTATTGAAAACAACGGCACCATTAATATCTACGCCAACAACTCGTATGCATTCAGTCAGTTGGGTAGCAACGGTCATATCGTCAACAACGGTACGGTCTATATTGATAGCAGCGTAAGCGGTTCTGGCTTTATCAAGCAGGACGGAAAAACCATCGAGGGTAGCGGTGAAAACGGCAACGGGACGGAAACGCACTATGTTGATTTCACCGCCCCGACCGTACCAACAATTGATGACGGTATGGCTGCGGCCAATGCCGCGCATTCATCATCTTCCTCTTCGGATATGAACAACCTGTCTGGCTACGTGGTGGGCACCAATGCCGACGGCAGCGCGGGTGAGCTGATGGTCAGTAACGCCAGTATGAGCGGTGTGGAAATTAATACCGGCTTTACTGCCGGTACTGCCGATACCACCGTCAGCTTCGATAACGTGGTCAAAGGCAGCAATCTGACCGATGCTGACGCTATCCAGTCCACCTCGGTCGTCTGGACGGCGCAGGGCAACACCGACGCCGACGGTAACGTCGACGTTACCATGAGCAAAAATGCCTACGTGGATGTGGCGACCGACGGCAGTGTTAATGGCGTGGCGCAGGCGTTGGATGCCGGTTACACTAACAACGAGCTGTACACCAGCCTCAACGTCGGCACTACCGCAGAGTTGAACAATGCGCTGAAACAAGTGAGCGGTAGCCAGGCAACTACGGTATTCCGCGAGGCGCGTATCCTCAGTAACCGCTTCACTATGCTGGCCGACGCCGCGCCGCAAATTAAAGAGGGTCTGGCGTTCAACGTGGTGGCGAAAGGCGACCCGCGCGCCGAACTGGGCAACGACACCCAGTACAACATGCTGGCGCTGCGTCAGAAGCTTGAGTTGACCACCAGCCAGAACCTGACGCTGGAGTACGGTATTGCCCGTCTGGACGGCAGTGGTTCACAAAAAGCCGGCGACAATGGCCTGACCGACGGCTTCAGTCAGTTCTTCGGCCTGAAACACAGCACAGCGTTTGATGACGATCTGGTCTGGAATAACAGCCTGCGCTATGACGTGCACAACCTCGACAGCAGCCGTTCCATTTCTTATAACGACACCAATAAAACAGCGGACTCAAACGCACGCCAGCAGTACATGGAGTTCCGTAGCGAAGGGGCGAAAATCTTCACGCTGATGGATAATGCGTTGAAAGTAACGCCTTATGTCGGAGTGAAATTCCGTCATACCGTGGAAGGCAGCTACAAAGAGCGCAGCGCAGGCGATTTTAACCTGAGTATGAACGCTGGCAACGAAACGGCGGTTGACTCCATTGTCGGTCTGAAACTGGATTACACAGGCGATAACGGCTGGAGCGCAACGGCGACGCTGGAAGGCGGCCCGAATCTGAGTTACAGCAAATCTCAGCGTACAGCGTCATTACAGGGCGCGGCGGGTCAAGCGTTCGGCGTGGATGACGGTCAAAAAGGCGGCGGCGTTAATGGCCTGGCAACCATCGGCGTGAAATACAACAGCAACGATACCACGCTACATCTGGATGCATACCAGTGGAAGGAAGACCGTATGAGCGATAAAGGCTTTATGCTTAACGTTAAGAAAACATTTCGTTAA
- the trpS gene encoding tryptophanyl-tRNA synthetase, with product MTKPIVFSGAQPSGELTIGNYMGALRQWVNMQDDYHCIYCIVDQHAITVRQDAQQLRKATLDTLALYLACGIDPEKSTIFVQSHVPEHAQLGWALNCYTYFGELSRMTQFKDKSARYAENINAGLFDYPVLMAADILLYQTNLVPVGEDQKQHLELSRDIAQRFNALYGDIFKVPEPFIPKSGARVMSLLEPTKKMSKSDDNRNNVIGLLEDPKSVVKKIKRAVTDSDEPPVVRYDVKEKAGVSNLLDILSAVTGQSIPELEKQFEGKMYGHLKGEVAEAVSGMLSELQERYHRFRNDEAFLQKVMKDGAEKARSRAAETLKAVYEAIGFVAKP from the coding sequence ATGACTAAGCCCATCGTTTTTAGTGGCGCACAGCCCTCAGGTGAATTGACCATTGGCAACTACATGGGTGCGTTGCGTCAGTGGGTAAACATGCAGGATGATTATCATTGCATCTACTGCATCGTAGACCAACATGCTATTACCGTGCGTCAGGACGCGCAGCAGCTACGTAAAGCAACGCTGGATACGCTGGCGCTGTATCTGGCATGTGGTATTGATCCTGAAAAAAGCACCATTTTCGTGCAGTCTCATGTACCGGAACACGCGCAGCTTGGCTGGGCGCTGAACTGCTATACCTACTTCGGCGAGCTGAGCCGCATGACGCAGTTTAAGGATAAATCTGCGCGTTATGCCGAAAACATTAACGCCGGCCTGTTTGATTATCCGGTGCTGATGGCTGCTGACATTCTGCTGTACCAAACCAATCTGGTGCCGGTAGGCGAAGATCAGAAGCAGCACCTGGAGCTGAGTCGCGATATTGCTCAGCGTTTTAATGCGCTGTATGGCGATATTTTCAAAGTACCGGAACCGTTTATTCCAAAATCCGGCGCGCGCGTGATGTCGCTGCTGGAGCCGACAAAGAAAATGTCCAAATCAGACGACAACCGCAATAACGTGATCGGCCTGCTGGAAGATCCGAAATCGGTAGTGAAGAAAATCAAACGTGCGGTCACTGACTCCGACGAACCGCCGGTAGTGCGTTACGACGTGAAAGAAAAAGCAGGTGTTTCTAACCTGCTGGATATTCTTTCTGCCGTAACTGGTCAAAGCATTCCTGAACTGGAAAAACAGTTTGAAGGCAAAATGTATGGCCATTTGAAAGGCGAGGTGGCGGAAGCCGTTTCCGGAATGCTGTCTGAGTTGCAGGAACGTTATCACCGTTTCCGCAACGACGAAGCGTTCTTGCAGAAGGTGATGAAGGATGGGGCGGAAAAAGCCAGATCGCGTGCGGCCGAAACGCTGAAAGCGGTTTATGAAGCTATTGGCTTTGTGGCGAAACCGTAA
- the cysG gene encoding siroheme synthase — protein MDHLPVFCQLRDRDCLIVGGGDVAERKARLLLEAGARLTVNALAFIPQFTVWANEGMLTLVEGPFDETLLDSCWLAIAATDDDAVNQRVSEAAESRRIFCNVVDAPKAASFIMPSIIDRSPLMVAVSSGGTSPVLARLLREKLESLLPQHLGQVARYAGQLRARVKKQFATMGERRRFWEKFFVNDRLAQSLANADEKAVNATTEHLFSEPLDHRGEVVLVGAGPGDAGLLTLKGLQQIQQADIVVYDRLVSDDIMNLVRRDADRVFVGKRAGYHCVPQEEINQILLREAQKGKRVVRLKGGDPFIFGRGGEELETLCHAGIPFSVVPGITAASGCSAYSGIPLTHRDYAQSVRLVTGHLKTGGELDWENLAAEKQTLVFYMGLNQATTIQEKLIAFGMQADMPVALVENGTSIKQRVVNGELAQLGELAKQVASPALIIVGRVVGLRDKLNWFSNH, from the coding sequence GTGGACCATTTGCCTGTATTTTGTCAATTACGCGACCGCGACTGTCTGATCGTCGGCGGCGGCGATGTCGCTGAACGCAAAGCACGGTTACTGCTGGAAGCAGGCGCGCGTTTAACGGTTAATGCGCTGGCCTTTATTCCACAGTTCACCGTATGGGCAAATGAAGGTATGTTGACTCTGGTTGAGGGGCCATTCGATGAAACGCTTCTCGACTCGTGTTGGCTGGCGATCGCGGCCACCGACGACGATGCCGTCAACCAGCGCGTCAGCGAAGCGGCGGAGTCACGCCGTATCTTCTGCAACGTGGTGGATGCGCCGAAAGCCGCCAGCTTTATCATGCCCTCCATTATTGACCGCTCGCCGCTGATGGTCGCGGTTTCCTCCGGCGGCACCTCTCCGGTGCTGGCGCGTCTGCTGCGCGAGAAGCTGGAATCGCTGCTGCCGCAGCATCTGGGGCAGGTCGCGCGCTATGCCGGACAACTCCGCGCCCGGGTGAAAAAACAGTTCGCCACCATGGGCGAACGTCGTCGCTTCTGGGAAAAATTTTTCGTCAACGACCGGCTGGCGCAGTCGCTGGCGAATGCCGATGAGAAAGCGGTTAACGCGACAACCGAACACCTGTTTAGCGAACCGCTGGATCACCGCGGCGAAGTCGTGCTGGTCGGCGCCGGGCCGGGCGATGCCGGACTGCTCACGCTGAAAGGGTTACAACAGATCCAACAGGCGGATATCGTGGTTTACGATCGTCTGGTCTCCGACGACATTATGAACCTGGTTCGCCGCGACGCCGATCGGGTCTTTGTGGGGAAACGCGCGGGCTACCACTGCGTCCCGCAGGAGGAAATCAACCAGATCCTGCTGCGTGAAGCGCAAAAAGGTAAACGCGTGGTACGCCTGAAAGGCGGCGATCCGTTTATCTTTGGGCGCGGCGGCGAAGAGCTGGAGACGCTATGCCATGCCGGTATCCCGTTCTCGGTGGTTCCCGGTATTACCGCCGCTTCCGGCTGTTCGGCTTATTCCGGCATTCCCCTCACCCACCGCGACTACGCACAAAGCGTGCGGCTGGTCACAGGTCACCTGAAAACCGGCGGTGAGCTGGACTGGGAAAACCTGGCGGCAGAAAAACAGACGCTGGTGTTCTATATGGGACTCAATCAGGCGACAACTATCCAGGAAAAACTGATCGCATTCGGTATGCAGGCCGATATGCCCGTCGCGCTGGTTGAAAATGGCACTTCCATCAAACAACGGGTAGTCAATGGTGAGCTGGCGCAACTAGGTGAACTGGCGAAACAAGTTGCCAGCCCGGCGCTTATTATTGTTGGCCGTGTGGTCGGGCTCCGCGATAAATTAAATTGGTTCTCAAATCATTAA
- the yhfL gene encoding outer membrane lipoprotein, translating into MFKFVKIAVVAGVLTTLTACTGHIENKKNNCSYDYLLHPAISISKIIGGCGPAADQ; encoded by the coding sequence ATGTTCAAATTTGTAAAAATTGCCGTTGTGGCAGGGGTTCTGACGACGCTCACCGCCTGTACTGGTCATATTGAAAACAAAAAAAACAACTGTAGCTACGATTATTTGCTGCACCCTGCAATTTCTATTTCTAAAATTATTGGCGGTTGCGGCCCGGCTGCCGATCAATAA
- the nirC gene encoding nitrite transporter NirC, whose amino-acid sequence MFTDTINKCAANAARIARLSANNPLGFWVSSAMAGAYVGLGIILIFTLGNLLDPSVRPLVMGATFGIALTLVIIAGSELFTGHTMFLTLGVKAGTISHGQMWAILPQTWLGNLVGSVFVALLYRWGGGSLLPVDTSIVHSVALAKTTAPAMVLFFKGALCNWLVCLAIWMAVRTEGTAKFLAIWWCLLAFIASGYEHSVANMTLFALSWFGHHSDAYTLSGIGHNLLWVTLGNTLSGVVFMGLGYWYATPKSERPVPQKINHIKVTTNH is encoded by the coding sequence ATGTTCACAGACACTATCAATAAGTGTGCGGCTAACGCTGCGCGTATCGCACGCCTGTCGGCGAATAATCCGCTCGGCTTCTGGGTCAGTTCCGCAATGGCCGGGGCTTATGTCGGCCTCGGTATTATTCTCATCTTCACCCTCGGTAATTTACTCGATCCTTCCGTGCGTCCTTTGGTGATGGGTGCCACCTTCGGTATCGCCTTAACGCTGGTGATTATTGCTGGTTCCGAACTGTTTACTGGCCACACCATGTTCCTGACGCTGGGCGTCAAAGCAGGCACTATCAGCCACGGTCAAATGTGGGCTATCCTGCCGCAAACCTGGCTCGGCAACCTGGTCGGCTCCGTCTTTGTCGCGCTGCTTTACCGCTGGGGCGGCGGCAGTTTGTTGCCTGTCGATACCAGTATCGTTCACTCAGTCGCGCTGGCGAAAACCACAGCGCCCGCCATGGTACTGTTCTTCAAAGGCGCGCTGTGTAACTGGCTGGTTTGTCTGGCAATCTGGATGGCAGTCCGCACGGAAGGCACGGCGAAATTTCTTGCTATCTGGTGGTGTCTGCTGGCGTTTATCGCTTCCGGCTACGAGCACTCCGTCGCTAATATGACGCTGTTCGCCCTCTCCTGGTTTGGTCATCACAGCGACGCCTATACCCTGTCCGGAATCGGACACAATCTGTTATGGGTCACTCTGGGCAATACTTTATCCGGCGTCGTGTTCATGGGATTAGGTTATTGGTATGCTACGCCGAAATCGGAGCGCCCTGTTCCGCAAAAAATCAACCATATTAAGGTTACAACCAACCATTAA
- the nirD gene encoding nitrite reductase small subunit: protein MSQWQNICKIDDILPGTGVCALSGGEQVAIFRPYHSDQVFAISNIDPFFEASVLSRGLIAEHQGELWVASPLKKQRFRLSDGLCMEDEQFSVKHYEARVKDGTVQLRG from the coding sequence ATGAGCCAGTGGCAAAACATCTGCAAAATCGATGACATCCTGCCGGGAACCGGCGTCTGCGCGCTGTCAGGCGGCGAGCAGGTGGCGATTTTCCGTCCTTACCATAGCGATCAGGTGTTCGCGATCAGCAACATCGACCCGTTCTTTGAGGCCAGTGTGCTGTCTCGTGGGCTAATTGCGGAACACCAGGGCGAACTGTGGGTCGCCAGCCCGCTGAAAAAACAGCGCTTTCGTTTAAGCGACGGACTGTGCATGGAAGATGAGCAGTTCTCAGTGAAACATTACGAAGCGCGAGTGAAAGACGGCACGGTGCAACTGCGCGGTTAA